GCGCACTAGGTAGGCGCTCGCTAAGGCGGCGAAGGGGCTGGTGGTAGCTAAGAGGAGGACGAATAGGCCCACGTGGAGTAGGGGGAAGCCCTCCTTTCCTCCGTTTCCTCCCCCGCCAAGCCCCGGGGGTGGGGCCGGGGTCCTCTCCTCCACCTTAGGCATGATCCTCCCCTCCTCCCGCCAATACCGGGGGGGCGTTCTGGGGGATGAAGTCCTCCGGGAATCCCGGAGGGCTGTACTCGTAGGGCCAGCGGTAGACTACGGGCGGCGGCTCGTGCCCCCAGTTCCCGTGGGGTGGGGGGGAGGAGGTCTACCACTCCAGGGTGGCTGCCCGCCAGGGGTTATCCGGGGCCTTGGCCCCGCGGAAGTAGGAGTAGACCAGGTTGAAGCCAAAGAGGAGCTAGGTGACCCCCACCAGGAGGGCGGTTAAGGTGTACTGGATGGCGATGATCTTGTGGTCCTGACTGAAAATGTACTGGGTCCAGAAGCTTCTGGGCTCTGGGCCTGTGTGATGATCGTGGTAGCCGGGCAACTCCATGGGCCCCTCCTCACTCCCCTAAGGTTTGGGCCACGCTGGGCTGGGTCCTGAGCCAGGCCTGTAATTCCTCAGGGTTCACCACCAGGACCTCGCCTAGCATGCGGGCGTGGCCTAGGCCGCAGTACTCGGCGCAGATGACCTGGAAAGTGCCTGGGCGGGTGGGGGTGAACCAAATTCGGGTAATCATGCCTGGAACCGCATCCATCTTCACTCGGAACTCGGGGACGTGGAAGTTGTGGATCACGTCGTTGGCCCGAAGGAGAAGCTGGATGGGCATCCCTAGGAGTAGGTAGATAGGTAGAGGGGCCCCCCTACGATTACCGCATCGTCCCGGGCGGCGGGGTCCTTGGGGTCTAGGCCAAAGGGATTGGCGGGGGAGACCCTTTTTAGGTCCGCTGAGCCCAGCCTCCCGTCCGGGCCGGGGTAGCGGTAGCTCCAAAGCCACTGCTGGCTCAGGACCTCCACGGTGAGCCCGGGCTTAGGCGGCTGGACCGGGTGGGCGTAGAAGTAAAGCCCCGGGGCCAGAAGCACGATGATGCCGAAGGTGGTGAGCCAGAAGAGCCGCCTTTCCACCAGGGGGTCGTCGGGGGTGTACTGGGTCGGCCCCTTGGCGTAACGGGTCACGCTGTAGGCTACGAAGAGGTTGACGCAGGCATAGGCCAGGCCGGTTAGGACCAGGGAAAGCACGATGAGCCTATCTATAGAACCCCAGTTGGAGGCCAAAGGGGTGAACCACCAGGGGCGAAGGAGGGCCAGGGCAAAAGCTCCCGCCACCAGGAGGATCAGGCTTACGGCGAGCAGGGCCCGCTGCATGGACCTTCATCTTTCTCTTACCTAGAGATCAACGCCACATCTTACCAAAAGTTGAAGGGACAAAAGTCCCTCGCTCCCACACCTTGAACCCGGACAGACATATGTGAGACGCCAAATGGAAAGAGGGGGACCGACCCTAAGTACCCCACCGTGGCGGAAGCCGCGGTGGGGATCCCGGGAAAAGCCTGCTCATCAGGCAAAGTTGCCCCCTCGCGTTGCGAGGCTTCCGTACTGTCCAAGAACGCCCGCTCGAGCTTAGACGCCTGGAGGCCCTGGGCCGAGGCGGGGCGGGTTGGAGCGGGATCTGGGACCTCATGGGGATCAGCTGGGCCACCTGCTGCCACTGGCGGAAGCGGCTTAAGGAAGAGGGCTTGGCTGGACTAAGATACAAGGGGAGTCGGTCCCCCCTGAGCCTCAAGTATGTTGGCGGATTGCACACCTTTGGCGCCAAGGGCGCTTCGTGCTAAAATACCATCCTGGTGCGGGCCGTTAGCTCAGCTGGCAGAGCAACCGACTTTTAATCGGTAGGTCGCAGGTTCGAATCCTGCACGGCCCACCAGCTCAGGAACACATTTCTTCCCCTCTCGGTAGCATGGCCTAGAGGGGCATAGTACACAAAAATGGCTACTTGGCCCGCCCCGATTCAGGGAATAATGGGAGGAATGTCGGGCCGACGAACTCTTGAACGCCAGCAGGTCTGGGTCTACCTGGCCGCCATCGCCGGCGGGCTGGTACTGGGCAGCCTACAACCGGACCTGGGGGCGCTCCTCGAGGCCCTGTTATGGCCGGTGTTGGCGGCGCTGCTTTACACCACCTTCGTGCAGGTGCCAGTGCTGCGTGTGCGCGACGCCTTCCGCGACCGGCGCTTCGTGCTGGCCGTCCTACTGGGCAACTTCCTGCTCATACCGCTGGTGGTGGGGCTAGTCCTGCCTTGGCTACCGGACGATCCGGCGCTGCGCCTGGGGGTGGCTCTGGTCTTGCTGGTGCCCTGCACCGACTGGTTCATCACCTTCACCCAACTCGGGCGGGGCAACACGTCCCTGGCCATCGCTGTCACCCCGCTCAACCTGCTGCTGCAACTGCTGTTGTTGCCGGTCTACCTGTGGTTGCTGCTACCAGCGGCCGATCTCGGCACCGCGCTCAGGACCGAAGAGATCCTGCCCGCTGCGCTCGGGCTGCTCGGCTTGCCCCTGGTGGCCGCCGCCCTGACCGAGGCCTGGGTCGAAGCCAAAGCGGAACGCGGCATCTGGCGCGAACGTCTCGGCCGGTGGACGGTGCCCCTGCTGGCCCTGGTGGTGTTCCAGGTCGCCGGTACCCAGGTCGGCACGGTGCTCCATGCGGGACTGGTCCTACTGACGGTGTTGCCGGTGTTCGCCGGCTTCCTGCTGGTGGTGCCGTTGCTGGCGCTGGGCCTCACCCGATGGCTGCGTTTGCCGATGGACGCTGGACGCACACTGGCTTTCAGCATGGGTACCCGCAACTCCTTCGTGGTACTGCCCTTTGCGCTGGCGCTACCGGCCGGCTGGGAAACGACCGTGGTGGTGGTCGTGTTCCAGTCTCTGGTTGAGTTGTTCGGGATGGTCTTCTACCTGTGGTGGTTGCCGGGTCGTCTGTTCAGATCGCCACCCACCTGGGGCTGAGGAGTCAAGTAGCGATTTTTGTGGGTTTCTCTTCCGCGGCCCAAAGCGGGGCCATGTCCAGGTAACGCCTGAGCGCCCAGTCCTCCGTGGCTC
The genomic region above belongs to Thermus sediminis and contains:
- a CDS encoding cytochrome c oxidase subunit II; the encoded protein is MPIQLLLRANDVIHNFHVPEFRVKMDAVPGMITRIWFTPTRPGTFQVICAEYCGLGHARMLGEVLVVNPEELQAWLRTQPSVAQTLGE
- a CDS encoding cytochrome c oxidase subunit II — protein: MQRALLAVSLILLVAGAFALALLRPWWFTPLASNWGSIDRLIVLSLVLTGLAYACVNLFVAYSVTRYAKGPTQYTPDDPLVERRLFWLTTFGIIVLLAPGLYFYAHPVQPPKPGLTVEVLSQQWLWSYRYPGPDGRLGSADLKRVSPANPFGLDPKDPAARDDAVIVGGPLYLSTYS
- a CDS encoding arsenic resistance protein; the encoded protein is MSGRRTLERQQVWVYLAAIAGGLVLGSLQPDLGALLEALLWPVLAALLYTTFVQVPVLRVRDAFRDRRFVLAVLLGNFLLIPLVVGLVLPWLPDDPALRLGVALVLLVPCTDWFITFTQLGRGNTSLAIAVTPLNLLLQLLLLPVYLWLLLPAADLGTALRTEEILPAALGLLGLPLVAAALTEAWVEAKAERGIWRERLGRWTVPLLALVVFQVAGTQVGTVLHAGLVLLTVLPVFAGFLLVVPLLALGLTRWLRLPMDAGRTLAFSMGTRNSFVVLPFALALPAGWETTVVVVVFQSLVELFGMVFYLWWLPGRLFRSPPTWG